The candidate division WOR-3 bacterium genome has a window encoding:
- a CDS encoding T9SS type A sorting domain-containing protein, with the protein MHFSIPTLLICLSQFTFPGANFFAIKQQTPHPQNCLYEPRFFLFNNLKQNYKNAQRQLFNLGNRRPKIGIAELNTPFLEEFAFDSTSYLGAAPGDQDFPAIAFNGAHGFVVWTDWCNQYAQICGARITSGGTVLDTFPIIISTGEGNRLFPSIASDGNNYFVVWMDDRNNDWLFDIYGARVSSSGVVLDPDGIRISYGGDHLYPSIAFGGTNYFIAWSDDRDGDYYYDIYGARVTPAGAVLEPSGIPICTTSYNQFVFRSIAFDGNNYFILWSDGRDEGDESFNIYGSRIRPDGVVIDTNGKPIVREVNSQFLPRLTFDGTNYFAVWMDDREALESYRLFGSRISTSANPLDSTGILLGAMEIAFPDIASDGTNHFITYLWADGVYGMRITREGVVIDTGGFMVNYNYSLSPPVTTFNQNRYFVSYSIYGEMDSDILTTRVAIDGTILDPEGILTSWGLRSSPQTYPQAAFDGSNYLVVWEDFREPEGAIYGTRLTPTGQILDSGAIFISSGGNTTEKPVVGFDGENFLVVWTDFRYGEADIFAARVTRQGVVLDSAGIQVSQNSNIDDFYPAVTFNDPYYLISWMAYDNSTAKYSVYAARVTPEGRVLDNIEIARTELGVGFPRVIKGTEHYFITRMQYDGSYNHIYGARVTRTGELIDPEGIPIDTASGYEKMFPDVAFDGTNYFVVYQRADTNGIFDIYGKRLSENGIVLDPAPRPISLTNDSKTFPRIAYGGKYLVIWEDYRESGVSAIYGARVTTAGVVIDTQGLRLISHEQWRFNPNICRGPQRETETQFLLTFWGYYPPLATDKALGAFYLEPIGYQEKTGATLPWEIAINPNPLKTKGVLHFATPKEDEITANIYSIDGRFLKNLFTRKRVGAGVHSIHFKTNALSNGVYFIEIKSASGTVRKKVVVIE; encoded by the coding sequence ATGCATTTTTCAATCCCAACGCTCCTAATCTGTCTAAGTCAATTTACCTTTCCCGGGGCAAATTTTTTCGCAATAAAGCAACAAACGCCGCATCCGCAAAATTGCCTGTACGAACCGCGATTCTTCCTGTTTAACAATCTAAAACAAAATTATAAAAACGCTCAAAGACAACTCTTTAATTTGGGAAACCGCCGCCCCAAAATCGGCATTGCCGAGCTTAACACCCCATTTCTGGAAGAGTTCGCCTTTGACAGCACATCTTATCTTGGCGCGGCTCCCGGGGACCAAGATTTCCCCGCAATTGCCTTCAATGGCGCCCACGGTTTTGTCGTCTGGACCGATTGGTGCAATCAATACGCCCAAATTTGCGGCGCCCGCATCACTTCAGGAGGTACAGTTCTTGACACATTCCCGATAATCATCTCCACGGGCGAAGGAAACCGACTGTTTCCATCAATCGCCTCTGACGGAAATAACTACTTTGTCGTGTGGATGGATGACCGGAACAATGACTGGTTATTTGACATTTACGGTGCCCGTGTTTCATCAAGCGGCGTGGTTCTTGACCCCGATGGTATACGAATTTCCTACGGTGGTGACCACCTTTACCCGTCAATCGCCTTTGGCGGCACCAACTACTTTATCGCTTGGAGCGATGACCGGGACGGCGATTATTACTACGATATCTATGGTGCCCGGGTTACTCCCGCTGGTGCCGTCTTAGAACCATCTGGAATTCCCATCTGCACAACCTCCTATAACCAGTTTGTCTTTCGCAGTATCGCCTTCGATGGCAATAATTATTTTATTCTCTGGTCTGATGGTAGAGACGAGGGTGATGAGTCCTTTAATATTTATGGGTCTCGCATCAGACCCGACGGTGTGGTAATTGATACCAATGGCAAACCGATTGTTCGGGAAGTCAATAGTCAGTTCCTCCCCCGATTGACATTCGATGGTACAAACTACTTTGCCGTATGGATGGATGACCGGGAAGCCCTTGAATCATACCGTCTTTTTGGCTCCCGGATATCAACTTCCGCAAACCCACTCGACTCCACTGGCATCCTCCTCGGCGCAATGGAAATCGCCTTTCCTGATATTGCATCGGACGGAACAAACCACTTTATCACCTATCTCTGGGCTGATGGTGTTTATGGAATGCGCATTACCCGGGAAGGTGTGGTGATTGATACGGGCGGTTTTATGGTTAACTACAACTACTCATTATCCCCTCCGGTAACAACCTTCAACCAAAACCGTTATTTCGTATCTTATTCAATTTATGGTGAAATGGACTCCGATATCCTGACCACCCGCGTCGCCATCGATGGCACAATTTTAGACCCGGAGGGAATACTGACATCATGGGGACTAAGAAGCAGCCCTCAGACTTATCCCCAAGCCGCCTTTGACGGGTCAAACTACCTCGTAGTCTGGGAGGATTTTCGGGAACCGGAGGGCGCCATTTATGGTACAAGATTGACACCCACGGGTCAGATTCTTGACTCAGGAGCCATTTTCATCTCCTCCGGCGGCAATACAACGGAAAAACCGGTGGTGGGCTTTGATGGCGAAAACTTCCTCGTAGTGTGGACCGACTTTCGCTACGGTGAAGCCGACATCTTTGCCGCCCGGGTCACGCGCCAGGGGGTAGTTTTAGATTCAGCCGGAATCCAGGTTTCGCAGAACAGCAACATTGACGATTTCTACCCAGCGGTGACATTTAACGACCCGTATTATCTTATTTCCTGGATGGCTTACGACAATAGTACCGCAAAGTATTCAGTTTATGCGGCGCGAGTTACTCCGGAAGGTCGCGTGCTCGACAATATTGAAATTGCCCGAACTGAGTTGGGAGTGGGTTTCCCCAGAGTCATAAAAGGAACCGAACATTACTTTATTACTCGCATGCAGTACGACGGGAGTTATAACCACATCTATGGAGCAAGGGTAACGCGCACCGGAGAACTAATCGACCCCGAAGGGATACCAATTGACACCGCAAGCGGATACGAAAAAATGTTTCCCGATGTTGCCTTTGATGGTACAAACTACTTTGTTGTTTACCAGCGCGCCGATACGAACGGAATATTTGATATCTACGGTAAAAGGTTAAGCGAGAACGGCATTGTACTTGATCCCGCACCCCGACCGATTTCCCTCACCAATGACAGCAAAACTTTTCCTCGCATTGCCTATGGTGGTAAATATTTGGTGATTTGGGAAGACTATCGGGAATCAGGAGTCAGCGCCATCTACGGTGCGCGGGTAACAACCGCCGGCGTGGTCATTGACACTCAGGGCTTGCGGTTAATCTCTCACGAGCAGTGGCGGTTTAATCCCAATATCTGCCGCGGGCCGCAACGGGAAACAGAAACCCAGTTTCTTTTGACTTTTTGGGGCTACTATCCCCCGCTGGCAACCGACAAGGCGCTTGGTGCATTTTATCTTGAACCCATTGGTTACCAAGAAAAAACCGGTGCCACTTTGCCCTGGGAAATCGCCATTAATCCTAACCCTCTAAAAACCAAAGGTGTATTACATTTTGCAACCCCAAAAGAAGACGAAATTACCGCTAACATTTACTCGATTGATGGCCGATTTCTCAAAAACCTGTTTACCAGAAAAAGGGTAGGGGCTGGTGTTCATTCTATTCACTTTAAAACGAACGCACTCAGCAACGGTGTTTACTTTATTGAAATAAAATCTGCCTCCGGGACGGTGCGAAAAAAGGTTGTAGTTATCGAGTAA
- a CDS encoding T9SS type A sorting domain-containing protein: MRRLFIAGTLGLAILLCSGVIAQSYQLREWVIDEGGVEARSSSYILNGSFHQTTIGYATGGNYIAWIGFWHPRPQWVGVHDVAAVRIVAPLGRVDTLSDVTPKAELANYGNEAENFTAIFKIYMVGGVIPVYQNYKLVHLEPGESRIVDFVATRLHGLGSHIARCSVALANDANRENDTVSAVFKVLDRPPLPEGWAEADQVPAPPSGRGVKDGGWLAVDEETGGIYVSKGNKVADFYLYDPTGSPVWQELDPWPKGPEGKNPGRGSVGCVASDGYLYATKGNNTLGFWRYNRYTGWQSLPDVPYGPSHRKVKDGCDMVFVERGGIPYIYLLKGTRNEFYRYNILGSIWEELAPAPGTSKWYRGSWLVYDGENTIYAHKAKYHEFYAYDIAAGEWRQTPLVPMPIASEKMLTRKRAKEGSCATWAFGSVFALKGGNTCEFWRYLPDGDSWVEMDTMPSVGSSGSKKRVRDGGDITFSGSGVLYALKGNKTLELWRFVPGAEIVNPAPPQRSAVMAENGDLTSMPSLQVISPIGLDNIQLRYQLDGTNQGRLELMDITGRTVLINNIAGPKGVVSFKANHLEAGVYFVRLQTASKTLVQKVVLTH; encoded by the coding sequence ATGAGGCGGCTTTTTATCGCGGGTACGCTCGGATTAGCAATTTTACTCTGTAGCGGCGTGATTGCGCAGAGTTACCAGCTACGGGAATGGGTAATTGATGAAGGGGGAGTCGAAGCGCGAAGCAGTAGTTATATCCTCAACGGCAGTTTTCACCAGACGACAATTGGTTATGCAACAGGTGGTAACTACATCGCCTGGATTGGATTCTGGCATCCGAGACCGCAGTGGGTCGGCGTGCACGATGTTGCTGCGGTAAGAATTGTTGCACCGTTAGGTCGGGTTGATACCTTGAGCGATGTTACCCCGAAGGCGGAACTGGCTAACTACGGTAACGAGGCGGAAAACTTTACTGCAATTTTTAAGATTTACATGGTCGGTGGGGTGATTCCGGTTTATCAGAATTATAAACTGGTACATCTTGAACCGGGTGAGTCGCGGATAGTGGATTTTGTTGCGACGCGATTGCATGGTCTTGGTTCGCACATCGCACGCTGTTCGGTTGCCCTGGCGAATGACGCTAATCGGGAAAACGATACCGTCTCGGCGGTATTCAAGGTTTTAGACCGTCCGCCGCTACCGGAAGGTTGGGCTGAGGCAGACCAGGTTCCGGCACCGCCCAGTGGGCGCGGTGTTAAAGACGGTGGCTGGCTAGCGGTGGATGAGGAAACGGGTGGGATTTATGTATCAAAAGGCAACAAAGTAGCAGATTTTTATCTGTACGACCCGACCGGTTCCCCGGTGTGGCAGGAACTTGACCCATGGCCCAAAGGACCAGAAGGTAAGAACCCGGGAAGGGGTTCGGTGGGTTGTGTTGCATCAGACGGTTATTTATATGCGACCAAGGGGAACAATACGCTGGGATTCTGGCGTTACAATCGTTACACCGGTTGGCAGTCTTTGCCTGATGTGCCTTATGGTCCGAGCCATCGAAAGGTAAAAGATGGTTGCGATATGGTGTTTGTCGAAAGGGGTGGAATTCCTTACATCTATCTTCTGAAAGGAACGCGAAACGAATTTTATCGGTACAACATTTTAGGGAGTATCTGGGAAGAACTGGCACCGGCACCCGGCACATCAAAATGGTACCGGGGGTCATGGCTTGTTTACGACGGGGAAAATACGATTTATGCCCACAAGGCAAAGTACCACGAGTTTTACGCGTACGATATCGCAGCGGGCGAGTGGCGGCAAACACCGTTGGTGCCGATGCCGATTGCGAGTGAGAAGATGCTGACCCGCAAACGGGCCAAAGAGGGCAGTTGCGCGACCTGGGCTTTTGGCTCGGTATTTGCTTTGAAAGGTGGCAACACCTGTGAATTCTGGCGCTATCTGCCGGACGGCGATTCCTGGGTAGAAATGGATACGATGCCTTCAGTTGGTTCTTCAGGTTCTAAAAAACGGGTGCGAGATGGGGGAGACATTACTTTTTCTGGTAGTGGGGTTTTGTATGCGCTTAAAGGTAACAAGACGCTGGAGTTGTGGCGGTTTGTACCCGGGGCAGAGATTGTCAATCCAGCACCGCCGCAGCGTTCCGCAGTAATGGCAGAAAACGGCGATTTGACATCGATGCCCAGCCTGCAAGTAATCAGTCCAATTGGTCTCGACAATATCCAACTGCGTTATCAACTTGATGGCACGAACCAGGGCAGATTGGAGCTGATGGACATAACAGGGCGGACGGTGTTAATTAATAATATTGCCGGACCAAAGGGTGTTGTTAGTTTTAAGGCGAACCATTTAGAGGCGGGAGTATACTTTGTCCGCCTCCAAACCGCGAGTAAAACCCTGGTGCAAAAGGTGGTGTTAACCCATTAG
- the hcp gene encoding hydroxylamine reductase: MFCYQCEQTKGGTGCTTQGVCGKDPTTATLQDLLIYATEGIAQYAHRARKLGATDRDVNLFTVEALFSTITNVNFDPERLQGLLCRAADLKARAQKIYLDACRKQGVQPETLSGPANWTPAPDIDGLLAQGKKIGIIHRHEQFGDEKADLMDLILFGLKGAAAYADHAAILGKEDDRLYARFHELLDYLTRDRFDTQELLNNALAVGELNLGVTELLDRANTSAYGDPVPTRVRVTPVRGKAICVSGHDLRDLAALLEQTKDKNINIYTHGEMLPAHGYPKLKAYKHLVGNYGSAWQNQQKEFPLFPGAILMTTNCIQRPQESYKDRIFTSGLVAWPGVRHVTRDDFSPVIEAALAQPGFVTEGVEHYITVGFGRNTLLSKVDEITELIQSQRLRHIFLIGGCDGAKPGRNYYTQFAQLVPDDCLILTLACGKYRFNKLEFGTIENLPRLWDVGQCNDSYSAIQFIVALSKALGVNPNELPLSLILSWYEQKAVAVLLTLLYLGIKNIRLGPSLPAFLTPGIVQILVDKFNFTPISTPAEDLKAILD, translated from the coding sequence ATGTTCTGCTATCAGTGTGAACAGACTAAAGGCGGTACCGGTTGTACAACTCAGGGGGTCTGCGGCAAAGACCCGACGACTGCAACCCTGCAGGACCTGTTAATCTACGCGACTGAAGGAATCGCCCAGTACGCGCACCGCGCCCGAAAGTTGGGTGCTACCGACCGTGATGTCAACCTTTTCACGGTTGAGGCCCTTTTTTCCACCATTACTAATGTTAACTTCGACCCCGAGAGATTGCAAGGGCTTCTCTGCCGTGCCGCCGATTTGAAGGCTCGGGCGCAAAAAATCTATCTTGACGCTTGCCGAAAACAGGGGGTTCAACCCGAAACGCTTTCCGGACCCGCCAACTGGACCCCGGCGCCTGATATTGACGGGCTCTTAGCTCAGGGCAAAAAAATCGGAATCATCCACCGGCATGAACAGTTTGGCGACGAAAAAGCCGACCTGATGGACCTCATCCTTTTTGGCTTAAAAGGTGCTGCCGCCTATGCCGACCATGCCGCAATTCTCGGGAAAGAAGACGACCGGCTTTACGCCCGGTTTCACGAACTACTCGACTACCTGACCCGGGACCGGTTTGATACCCAGGAACTGTTAAACAATGCCTTAGCGGTCGGAGAGCTCAATCTTGGTGTAACCGAACTGCTTGACCGCGCAAACACCTCAGCCTATGGTGACCCTGTTCCCACCCGGGTCCGGGTTACACCGGTGCGCGGTAAAGCGATTTGTGTTTCGGGCCATGACCTCCGCGACCTCGCCGCGCTCCTCGAGCAGACCAAAGACAAAAATATCAACATCTACACGCACGGCGAAATGCTGCCGGCACATGGCTATCCAAAACTCAAGGCTTACAAACACCTCGTTGGTAACTACGGCTCCGCCTGGCAGAACCAGCAAAAGGAGTTTCCGCTCTTCCCCGGTGCGATTCTTATGACGACCAACTGTATCCAGCGACCTCAGGAAAGTTACAAAGACCGCATCTTCACCTCCGGACTCGTCGCCTGGCCCGGAGTTCGTCATGTAACCCGGGACGATTTCTCGCCGGTAATTGAAGCGGCGCTTGCCCAACCGGGCTTTGTCACCGAAGGTGTCGAGCATTACATCACCGTCGGCTTTGGCCGCAACACGCTGTTAAGTAAAGTTGACGAAATAACCGAACTGATTCAATCGCAGCGCCTGCGCCACATCTTTCTCATTGGCGGCTGTGATGGCGCAAAACCGGGCCGAAACTACTACACCCAGTTCGCCCAGCTGGTTCCGGATGACTGTCTCATCTTAACCCTTGCCTGCGGTAAGTACCGGTTCAATAAACTTGAGTTCGGGACGATTGAAAATCTGCCCCGGCTCTGGGATGTTGGTCAATGCAACGACAGTTACTCGGCAATCCAGTTTATCGTCGCCCTGAGTAAAGCACTTGGTGTCAACCCAAATGAACTTCCCCTTTCCCTAATCCTCTCCTGGTACGAGCAGAAAGCGGTCGCGGTGCTTTTAACCCTGCTGTATCTCGGCATCAAAAACATCCGTCTCGGACCATCCCTGCCCGCATTTCTCACGCCGGGAATTGTTCAGATACTTGTGGACAAATTTAACTTTACTCCAATCTCTACGCCCGCCGAAGACCTGAAGGCGATTCTGGACTAA
- a CDS encoding 4Fe-4S binding protein — MKKTRKIVHIDEEKCTGCGLCIPNCPEGALQVIDGKARLISDLFCDGLGACVGTCPEGALTVEERPAEPYDERKVMENIVRAGANTIRAHLQHLKEHGAQKFYDEAVAYLKEHNIPLPEEKPALACGCSGNQVRRITPKGKPATDTIRPESQLTTWPIQLTLVPVFAPYFDNAHILLAADCTGFTSTAFHSEFLAGKVLLIACPKLDDAQFYLDKLTNIFRENNILSVTCLHMEVPCCYGLVQITRQALKASGKNIPFKEITLTVDGNVKEEK, encoded by the coding sequence GTGAAAAAAACAAGGAAAATCGTCCATATTGATGAAGAAAAGTGCACGGGCTGTGGTCTCTGCATCCCCAACTGTCCGGAAGGAGCACTACAGGTAATTGACGGTAAGGCGCGGTTGATTTCTGACCTGTTCTGCGACGGTCTGGGCGCTTGTGTCGGCACCTGTCCCGAAGGTGCCCTTACAGTTGAAGAGCGACCGGCTGAACCTTATGACGAAAGAAAAGTTATGGAAAATATCGTCCGCGCTGGCGCGAATACCATCCGTGCCCATCTCCAACATTTAAAGGAGCACGGTGCCCAGAAGTTCTACGACGAAGCGGTTGCTTATCTCAAAGAGCACAACATTCCGCTACCAGAAGAAAAACCGGCGCTTGCCTGCGGCTGTTCGGGTAATCAGGTACGCCGGATAACACCAAAAGGGAAGCCGGCAACTGATACCATTCGGCCAGAATCACAGCTCACCACCTGGCCCATTCAGTTGACCCTTGTCCCGGTCTTTGCCCCTTACTTTGACAACGCCCACATCCTGCTTGCCGCTGATTGCACCGGATTTACCAGCACCGCGTTTCATTCCGAATTCCTTGCCGGCAAAGTTTTGCTCATCGCCTGCCCGAAACTGGACGATGCCCAGTTCTATCTTGACAAATTGACAAATATCTTTCGGGAAAATAACATACTGTCGGTAACCTGTTTACATATGGAGGTTCCCTGCTGTTATGGCTTGGTCCAGATTACCCGTCAGGCGCTCAAAGCGAGCGGAAAAAACATTCCGTTTAAAGAAATTACCTTGACCGTTGACGGTAATGTAAAGGAGGAAAAATGA
- a CDS encoding Rrf2 family transcriptional regulator, translated as MAELFNTPEAARIGLHAALILAHRPDERWTINRLARTLGVSAAHLAKVLAHLEKAGLVKGKTGPNGGYLLARPAKEISLLAVYQAVVGPVEVNRCPFAIPVCSGGCPIGNFLLQTNRQLVRYLKKTSLVAVRLNWEEK; from the coding sequence ATGGCAGAATTATTTAATACGCCGGAAGCCGCCCGTATCGGGCTCCACGCTGCGTTAATCCTTGCTCATCGTCCTGATGAACGCTGGACAATCAACCGTCTTGCCCGAACCCTCGGTGTCTCTGCTGCCCATCTGGCAAAAGTACTGGCTCACCTGGAAAAAGCCGGGTTGGTCAAAGGGAAAACCGGACCAAACGGTGGTTATCTTCTTGCCCGACCGGCAAAGGAGATAAGCCTTCTCGCGGTTTATCAGGCGGTGGTTGGTCCTGTCGAAGTTAACCGCTGCCCTTTTGCCATCCCGGTATGTAGCGGCGGCTGTCCGATCGGCAATTTCCTTTTACAAACTAACCGGCAACTGGTCCGGTACCTAAAGAAGACCAGTTTAGTAGCGGTGCGCTTGAATTGGGAGGAAAAGTGA
- a CDS encoding metallophosphoesterase: protein MRSSVLLVLKVLLLIFIGCEADLKEAFFHPDVEKRVKESFALAAPAPVPVGDTFEFAVFGDVHIGKAAGGYLEEFRRDVDSLGIEFFCVLGDITEHGTGAEYDSARNVLAAIAPFYPTIGNHDLYSASGWEDFKQTFGPATYAIQIGTRLKLIFFDTAEGEVGKTQFNWLEDVLADTNTTKLVFTHFPIYDGTIPGPFRLAANSERAKLMSLLVRNQVYAYCCGHIHGWRQTTVDGVQHLIVGTMSRALDFGSPGYLLFLVRGDSISWRFVSFDR from the coding sequence ATGAGAAGTAGCGTCTTGCTGGTGCTTAAGGTTCTCTTGCTGATTTTCATCGGGTGTGAGGCGGACCTGAAAGAGGCGTTTTTCCATCCCGATGTGGAAAAGAGGGTAAAGGAAAGTTTTGCCCTTGCCGCGCCAGCACCGGTTCCGGTAGGGGACACATTCGAGTTTGCGGTTTTTGGCGATGTTCATATTGGGAAGGCGGCGGGGGGTTATCTGGAAGAGTTCCGGCGCGATGTTGATTCGCTCGGGATTGAATTCTTTTGCGTTTTAGGTGACATCACCGAGCACGGAACAGGAGCCGAGTACGACTCAGCCCGAAATGTGCTGGCAGCAATTGCCCCGTTTTATCCTACCATTGGCAACCATGACCTTTACTCCGCATCAGGATGGGAAGATTTTAAACAGACCTTCGGCCCGGCAACTTATGCGATACAGATTGGCACGAGGTTAAAACTGATATTCTTTGACACTGCCGAGGGTGAGGTGGGCAAAACTCAGTTTAACTGGCTGGAGGATGTCCTTGCCGATACCAACACAACAAAACTGGTATTCACCCACTTTCCAATTTACGACGGCACAATACCAGGTCCCTTTCGGCTTGCCGCCAATTCCGAGCGGGCAAAGTTGATGAGTCTGCTTGTTAGAAATCAAGTTTATGCCTACTGTTGTGGCCATATTCATGGCTGGCGGCAAACCACCGTCGACGGCGTTCAACACCTGATTGTGGGCACGATGTCCCGAGCCTTAGACTTTGGTTCCCCAGGTTACCTTCTTTTTTTGGTGCGCGGGGATTCTATATCCTGGCGGTTTGTGTCTTTTGACCGGTAA
- a CDS encoding CsgG/HfaB family protein, with translation MITAGNIIHRTSVGLLFVALVAGCAPTPAMMKAMQPYSISAQFDFSKPWRIAVLPVQLGGDSDNAIGADLVERTQMQLIKVLNFSVVDRSAVEAVLKEQEFSYSGIVDPQTAARLGKLMGASAVMLIKIGQVKHDPFFSDSPNQRDAQLNVRIISVETGEVLYSAQGEGSSFEGAEDALANALDVALLPLLEKGGVK, from the coding sequence ATGATAACCGCTGGGAATATCATACACCGCACCAGCGTTGGTTTGTTATTTGTAGCGCTGGTTGCCGGCTGCGCACCGACACCGGCGATGATGAAGGCGATGCAGCCCTATTCGATTTCGGCGCAGTTTGACTTTTCTAAGCCGTGGCGGATAGCGGTGTTGCCGGTTCAACTGGGAGGTGATTCAGATAATGCGATTGGTGCCGATTTAGTGGAACGGACGCAGATGCAGTTAATAAAGGTTTTGAACTTTTCGGTTGTTGACCGGAGTGCGGTGGAAGCGGTTTTGAAGGAACAGGAGTTTTCCTATTCCGGAATAGTTGACCCGCAGACCGCAGCGCGATTGGGCAAGTTGATGGGTGCCTCGGCAGTGATGTTAATCAAAATCGGGCAGGTTAAGCATGACCCGTTTTTTTCCGACTCGCCCAATCAACGGGATGCGCAGTTGAATGTGCGCATCATCAGTGTTGAGACGGGTGAAGTTTTATATTCTGCGCAGGGTGAAGGCTCCAGTTTTGAAGGGGCAGAAGATGCCCTGGCGAATGCGCTGGATGTTGCACTGCTACCCTTACTGGAAAAAGGAGGTGTTAAGTGA
- a CDS encoding flagellar assembly protein T N-terminal domain-containing protein, with protein MRNTERLILLFGLFCLSCYHPGYSPTSVQTQTTEVVLSGGEGSEILAEGVAAITGSVDIARDQALKDALRKAVEQGVGTFINSETRVENFQLLSDRIYSQAQGYVSSYRVVSESREADLYRVVVRAKVKLARIEDDLRAIGILVAEQGRPRVMVVVRKVANPGAVTVSEETMTPELVETMLTGAFQEKGFPVVDRATIEKNLNRERLRRILEGDTQAAILLGTATGAEIGVVGTLQEAIARKKVPYTQEERDYHRIELSARAINLNTGAVLGAGVVNAETPFSAEAARRTVADSISRILISRILTGWKRRENVTLVYARNADFQKVELFKSELRARVRGVNSVLTRELSGSDAVIEIVSETATPEVIEQIGSREMAVRFQIEGITGNRIDIRFLE; from the coding sequence ATGCGGAATACAGAAAGGCTGATACTTCTTTTCGGGCTTTTTTGTTTATCGTGCTACCATCCCGGATACAGTCCGACATCGGTTCAAACCCAAACAACTGAGGTTGTGCTGAGTGGCGGTGAGGGAAGCGAAATCCTTGCCGAAGGGGTGGCGGCGATTACCGGCAGTGTTGATATCGCACGGGACCAGGCACTGAAAGATGCGTTACGCAAGGCGGTAGAACAAGGAGTGGGTACTTTTATTAACTCCGAGACCCGGGTTGAGAACTTTCAGTTACTCTCGGACCGGATTTACTCCCAGGCACAGGGTTATGTTTCTTCTTATCGCGTGGTTAGCGAGTCAAGGGAGGCGGACCTTTATCGGGTCGTGGTGCGGGCAAAGGTGAAACTGGCGCGGATTGAAGATGACCTGAGAGCGATTGGTATTCTGGTTGCCGAGCAGGGTCGGCCAAGGGTGATGGTCGTGGTGCGAAAGGTGGCAAATCCGGGCGCGGTTACCGTTAGCGAGGAAACGATGACCCCGGAACTGGTGGAGACGATGCTGACCGGGGCGTTTCAGGAGAAGGGATTTCCGGTTGTTGATCGGGCAACGATTGAGAAAAATCTAAACCGGGAGCGGTTGCGGAGGATTCTTGAAGGAGACACCCAAGCGGCAATACTTTTAGGTACTGCCACCGGTGCCGAAATCGGGGTCGTGGGAACTTTACAGGAGGCGATAGCACGGAAAAAGGTTCCTTATACTCAGGAGGAACGAGATTATCACCGTATCGAGTTAAGCGCACGGGCAATTAATCTGAATACCGGTGCGGTGCTCGGTGCCGGCGTGGTGAACGCCGAGACGCCGTTCAGTGCGGAAGCGGCAAGGCGGACCGTAGCAGACTCAATTAGCCGAATCTTGATTTCCCGTATCCTTACGGGCTGGAAGCGGCGGGAAAATGTTACTTTGGTTTACGCCCGGAACGCAGATTTTCAAAAGGTTGAACTTTTTAAGTCCGAGTTAAGAGCAAGAGTTCGAGGGGTGAACTCGGTACTTACGCGGGAATTGAGCGGTAGTGATGCGGTGATTGAGATTGTGTCCGAGACGGCAACACCCGAGGTCATCGAGCAGATTGGTAGCAGGGAAATGGCGGTTCGGTTTCAGATTGAAGGGATTACAGGCAACCGGATAGACATCAGATTTCTTGAATAA
- the lpoB gene encoding penicillin-binding protein activator LpoB, translating into MKWLALLAPVVLFIACATSHYVRPDEVTEWDYTYSDTDMKLLAEKMVQSLAELNLPARSDTGKPVLAFLAIGNRTSQHIDTEGIAEKIMVALVKMGKFRIVDRELLKQQAKEIARQELQRIDVEGAVKLGNLIGADYFLTGDVMSIEKTKGATTLAYYKLTMRLVNVRTSEIVWADEQELKKKSTRSWYE; encoded by the coding sequence ATGAAATGGTTGGCACTTCTGGCGCCGGTGGTTTTGTTCATTGCCTGCGCCACATCGCATTATGTCCGTCCCGATGAGGTAACGGAATGGGACTATACCTATAGCGATACCGATATGAAACTTCTTGCCGAAAAGATGGTACAGTCGCTGGCAGAGTTAAACCTTCCGGCACGCTCGGACACCGGCAAACCGGTTCTGGCATTTCTTGCAATCGGCAACCGAACCTCCCAGCACATTGACACCGAAGGGATTGCGGAGAAGATAATGGTGGCGCTGGTGAAAATGGGCAAATTCCGGATTGTCGACCGGGAACTTTTGAAACAGCAGGCAAAAGAGATTGCCCGCCAGGAGTTGCAGCGGATTGATGTTGAGGGTGCGGTGAAACTGGGCAATCTCATCGGTGCTGACTACTTTCTTACCGGTGATGTGATGAGCATTGAGAAGACCAAGGGCGCAACGACGCTTGCCTATTATAAACTGACAATGCGGCTCGTCAATGTCCGGACTTCGGAAATCGTCTGGGCTGACGAACAGGAATTGAAGAAAAAGAGCACCAGGTCCTGGTACGAGTAA